In Streptomyces sp. P3, one DNA window encodes the following:
- a CDS encoding LCP family protein, with protein sequence MTEVEEHATTGSGAGRRSRALKAAGLTLAAVLVAGVGTAGWAYWHLNGNIDSVDIDNALGDDRPAKAVTTPPASASGSPAPTEAVNLLVLGSDSRSGAANQALGGGDSTGARSDTAMVVHIDAGRTTATVVSIPRDTLVTRPSCPLPDGGSTVTAYGVMLNTAYAVGGPVCAVKTVESVTGIRMDHYVEVDFSGFAKLVDALGGVTVTTDEDIDDDDSHLHLAAGTHHLDGARALALARTRHGIGDGSDLGRIGLQQKLVKALLEQIASTDLLTSPAELYQVADAVTGSLTTDTGLDSLAELTELGRSLKGLSAGNVRTVTMPVVPAPSDPDRVVAREPAAGALWRSLK encoded by the coding sequence GTGACGGAAGTCGAGGAGCACGCAACGACCGGCAGCGGAGCGGGCCGGCGGTCGAGAGCACTCAAGGCCGCCGGCCTCACGCTGGCCGCCGTCCTGGTGGCGGGCGTCGGGACGGCGGGCTGGGCCTACTGGCACCTCAACGGCAACATCGACAGCGTCGACATCGACAACGCGCTGGGCGACGACCGCCCGGCGAAGGCGGTCACGACGCCGCCGGCCTCGGCGTCCGGCTCCCCGGCACCCACCGAGGCAGTCAACCTCCTCGTGCTGGGCTCGGACTCGCGCAGCGGCGCCGCGAACCAGGCGCTCGGCGGCGGCGACAGCACCGGCGCCCGCTCCGACACGGCGATGGTCGTGCACATCGACGCGGGCCGCACGACGGCCACGGTCGTCAGCATCCCGCGCGACACCCTCGTCACCCGGCCCTCCTGCCCGCTGCCCGACGGCGGTTCGACGGTGACGGCGTACGGCGTGATGCTCAACACCGCCTACGCGGTCGGCGGCCCGGTCTGCGCCGTCAAGACGGTCGAGTCCGTCACCGGCATCCGGATGGACCACTACGTGGAGGTGGACTTCTCGGGCTTCGCCAAGCTCGTGGACGCGCTCGGCGGGGTCACCGTCACCACCGACGAGGACATCGACGACGACGACAGCCATCTGCACCTCGCGGCCGGCACCCACCATCTCGACGGCGCCCGGGCCCTCGCCCTGGCCCGCACCCGGCACGGCATCGGCGACGGCAGCGACCTCGGCCGCATAGGCCTCCAGCAGAAACTGGTGAAGGCCCTGCTGGAGCAGATCGCCTCCACCGACCTCCTCACCAGCCCCGCCGAGCTGTACCAGGTCGCCGACGCGGTCACCGGCAGCCTGACCACCGACACCGGTCTGGACTCGCTCGCCGAGCTGACGGAACTCGGCCGGAGCCTGAAGGGCCTGTCGGCCGGGAACGTCCGGACGGTCACCATGCCCGTGGTGCCGGCCCCTTCCGACCCCGACCGGGTGGTGGCGCGGGAGCCGGCGGCGGGCGCGCTGTGGAGATCGCTGAAATAG
- the groL gene encoding chaperonin GroEL (60 kDa chaperone family; promotes refolding of misfolded polypeptides especially under stressful conditions; forms two stacked rings of heptamers to form a barrel-shaped 14mer; ends can be capped by GroES; misfolded proteins enter the barrel where they are refolded when GroES binds) — MAKILKFDEDARRALERGVNKLADTVKVTIGPKGRNVVIDKKFGAPTITNDGVTIAREVEIEDPYENLGAQLVKEVATKTNDIAGDGTTTATVLAQALVREGLKNVAAGASPAALKKGIDAAVKAVSDELLASARPIDEKSDIAAVAALSAQDQQVGELIAEAMDKVGKDGVITVEESNTFGLELDFTEGMAFDKGYLSPYFVTDQERMEAVLEDPYILINQGKISSIADLLPLLEKVIQTNSSKPLLIIAEDLEGEALSTLVVNKIRGTFNAVAVKAPGFGDRRKAMLQDMAVLTGATVISEEVGLKLDQVGVDVLGSARRVTVTKDDTTIVDGGGSSEDVVGRVGQIKAEIENTDSDWDREKLQERLAKLAGGVCVIKVGAATEVELKEKKHRLEDAISATRAAVEEGIVSGGGSALVHAVKVLEGNLDKTGDEATGVAVVRKAAVEPLRWIAENAGLEGYVITSKVAELDKGQGFNAATGEYGDLVKAGVIDPVKVTRSALENAASIASLLLTTETLVVEKKEEEEPAAGGHGHGHSH; from the coding sequence ATGGCGAAGATCCTGAAGTTCGACGAGGACGCCCGTCGCGCCCTCGAGCGCGGCGTCAACAAGCTTGCCGACACGGTCAAGGTGACGATCGGCCCCAAGGGCCGCAACGTCGTCATCGACAAGAAGTTCGGCGCCCCCACCATCACCAACGACGGTGTCACGATCGCCCGTGAGGTCGAGATCGAGGACCCGTACGAGAACCTCGGCGCGCAGCTGGTGAAGGAGGTGGCGACCAAGACCAACGACATCGCGGGCGACGGTACGACCACCGCCACCGTGCTCGCCCAGGCGCTGGTGCGCGAGGGCCTGAAGAACGTCGCCGCGGGCGCGTCCCCGGCCGCCCTGAAGAAGGGCATCGACGCCGCCGTCAAGGCCGTCTCGGACGAGCTGCTGGCCTCGGCCCGCCCGATCGACGAGAAGTCCGACATCGCCGCCGTCGCCGCGCTGTCCGCCCAGGACCAGCAGGTCGGCGAGCTCATCGCCGAGGCGATGGACAAGGTCGGCAAGGACGGCGTCATCACCGTCGAGGAGTCCAACACCTTCGGTCTGGAGCTGGACTTCACCGAGGGCATGGCCTTCGACAAGGGTTACCTGTCGCCGTACTTCGTGACGGACCAGGAGCGCATGGAGGCCGTCCTCGAGGACCCCTACATCCTCATCAACCAGGGCAAGATCTCCTCGATCGCCGACCTGCTGCCGCTGCTCGAGAAGGTCATCCAGACCAACTCCTCCAAGCCGCTGCTGATCATCGCCGAGGACCTCGAGGGCGAGGCGCTCTCCACCCTCGTCGTCAACAAGATCCGCGGCACCTTCAACGCGGTCGCCGTCAAGGCCCCGGGCTTCGGTGACCGTCGCAAGGCGATGCTCCAGGACATGGCCGTCCTCACCGGCGCCACCGTCATCTCCGAGGAGGTCGGCCTCAAGCTCGACCAGGTCGGCGTCGACGTGCTGGGCTCCGCCCGCCGTGTCACCGTCACCAAGGACGACACCACCATCGTCGACGGCGGCGGCAGCTCCGAGGACGTCGTGGGCCGCGTCGGCCAGATCAAGGCCGAGATCGAGAACACGGACTCCGACTGGGACCGCGAGAAGCTCCAGGAGCGCCTCGCGAAGCTGGCCGGCGGCGTGTGCGTGATCAAGGTCGGCGCCGCCACCGAGGTGGAGTTGAAGGAGAAGAAGCACCGTCTGGAGGACGCCATCTCCGCGACCCGCGCCGCGGTCGAGGAGGGCATCGTCTCCGGTGGCGGCTCCGCGCTGGTCCACGCCGTCAAGGTCCTCGAGGGCAACCTCGACAAGACCGGCGACGAGGCCACCGGTGTCGCGGTCGTCCGCAAGGCCGCCGTCGAGCCGCTGCGCTGGATCGCCGAGAACGCGGGCCTCGAGGGCTACGTCATCACCTCCAAGGTCGCCGAGCTCGACAAGGGCCAGGGCTTCAACGCCGCGACCGGCGAGTACGGAGATCTGGTCAAGGCCGGCGTCATCGACCCGGTCAAGGTCACCCGCTCCGCCCTGGAGAACGCCGCCTCCATCGCCTCCCTCCTCCTGACGACCGAGACCCTCGTCGTCGAGAAGAAGGAAGAGGAGGAGCCGGCCGCCGGCGGTCACGGCCACGGCCACTCCCACTGA
- a CDS encoding WXG100 family type VII secretion target, producing MGQHGVGSPQGGTPDFKATAEDLTKLAGDLGDMREHLDGQVTRMDAIVDRIEAGWRGPAGTAYRDFHRAAAEDAVRIREVVKLLEEAVRLSRDGFSKTDLDVLAAMRQVSVDVDSEVDRLSTPNVEVATPPRSTLDAY from the coding sequence ATGGGACAGCACGGAGTCGGCTCGCCGCAGGGCGGCACTCCGGATTTCAAGGCGACCGCCGAGGACCTGACGAAGCTCGCGGGCGACCTCGGCGACATGCGCGAACACCTGGACGGCCAGGTCACGCGCATGGACGCGATCGTCGACCGGATCGAAGCGGGCTGGCGCGGCCCGGCGGGAACGGCGTACCGCGACTTCCATCGCGCGGCCGCCGAGGACGCCGTACGCATCCGGGAAGTCGTGAAGCTGCTGGAGGAGGCCGTACGGCTGAGCCGGGACGGCTTCTCCAAGACCGACCTCGACGTGCTGGCCGCGATGCGCCAGGTCAGCGTGGACGTCGACAGCGAGGTCGACAGGCTCTCCACGCCGAACGTGGAGGTGGCGACACCCCCGCGCAGCACTCTCGACGCGTACTGA
- a CDS encoding RNA polymerase sigma factor, protein METVFRLESPRVIAAVARLVRDVGVAEELAQDALVAALEQWPRDGVPDHPGAWLTTTARRRAVDLIRRRENHSRKLQEIGRDLETTTAAPQEPADPDDIDDDLLRLVFTACHPVLSAEARTALTLRLLGGLSTPEIARAFLVPEPTVAQRIVRAKKTLATRNVPFEVPYGPDREARLGSVLDVIYLIFNEGYAATAGDDWLRPALCEDALRLGRQLAALMPKEPEVHGLVSLLEFQASRTAARTAPDGTPVLLKDQDRRRWNRMLIARGINALDRARSLAAGAAPGPYALQAAIAACHAHAYRYEETDWAGIATLYGLLAARFPSPVVELNRAVAVSMAEGPAAALAIVDALTAEPALREYHLLPSVRADLLSRLGRTAEARAEFERAAALTASARERHLLLHRAAASD, encoded by the coding sequence ATCGAGACCGTCTTCCGTCTGGAGTCCCCCCGTGTCATCGCCGCCGTCGCCCGGCTCGTGCGGGACGTCGGCGTCGCCGAGGAACTCGCGCAGGACGCCCTGGTCGCCGCGCTGGAGCAGTGGCCGCGCGACGGAGTGCCGGACCATCCCGGCGCCTGGCTGACCACCACGGCCCGGCGGCGCGCCGTCGACCTGATCCGACGGCGCGAGAACCACTCCCGCAAGCTCCAGGAGATCGGTCGCGACCTGGAGACCACGACCGCCGCTCCCCAGGAACCCGCCGATCCCGACGACATCGACGACGACCTGCTCCGGCTCGTCTTCACCGCCTGTCACCCGGTGCTCTCCGCCGAGGCCCGCACCGCCCTCACCCTGCGCCTGCTGGGAGGCCTGAGCACCCCGGAGATCGCCCGCGCCTTCCTGGTCCCCGAGCCGACGGTCGCCCAGCGGATCGTGCGCGCCAAGAAGACCCTGGCGACCAGGAACGTGCCCTTCGAGGTGCCGTACGGCCCCGACCGAGAGGCCCGGCTCGGGTCCGTCCTCGACGTCATCTACCTGATCTTCAACGAGGGGTACGCGGCCACCGCCGGCGACGACTGGCTGCGCCCGGCGCTGTGCGAGGACGCCCTGCGGCTGGGCCGTCAGCTCGCGGCGCTGATGCCGAAGGAGCCCGAGGTCCACGGCCTCGTCTCGCTGCTGGAGTTCCAGGCGTCCCGGACGGCCGCCCGCACCGCTCCCGACGGTACGCCCGTGCTGCTGAAGGACCAGGACCGCCGACGCTGGAACCGCATGCTGATCGCACGCGGCATCAACGCCCTCGACCGGGCCCGGAGCCTGGCGGCGGGCGCGGCCCCGGGCCCGTACGCCCTCCAGGCCGCCATCGCCGCCTGCCACGCGCACGCGTACAGGTACGAGGAGACCGACTGGGCGGGCATCGCCACCCTCTACGGGCTGCTGGCGGCCCGCTTCCCCTCCCCGGTGGTCGAGTTGAACCGCGCGGTCGCCGTCTCGATGGCCGAGGGCCCGGCGGCCGCCCTGGCCATCGTCGACGCCCTGACGGCCGAACCCGCCCTGCGGGAGTATCACTTGCTGCCGAGCGTCCGCGCCGACCTGCTGTCCCGCCTCGGCCGCACCGCGGAGGCCCGCGCCGAGTTCGAACGGGCGGCGGCGCTGACGGCCAGCGCCCGCGAACGACACCTGCTGCTGCACAGGGCGGCGGCGTCGGACTGA
- a CDS encoding WXG100 family type VII secretion target, which translates to MSNGSVPEEQITVSFAALQELAAELEDILKKLNEKLEALYGRVEPVVLSWRGETREVFVDKLDEWDRSAQDLEAAQKWLHDFVTTGHLNYTAAHRAVLRGWGAL; encoded by the coding sequence ATGTCGAACGGGTCAGTACCCGAGGAGCAGATCACGGTCTCCTTCGCGGCGCTTCAGGAACTCGCCGCCGAACTGGAGGACATCCTCAAGAAGCTCAACGAGAAGCTGGAGGCGCTCTACGGCCGGGTGGAGCCGGTGGTGTTGTCCTGGAGGGGCGAGACCAGAGAGGTCTTCGTCGACAAGCTCGACGAATGGGACCGGTCGGCCCAGGACCTGGAAGCGGCCCAGAAGTGGCTGCACGACTTCGTCACCACCGGGCACCTCAACTACACGGCGGCGCACCGGGCGGTACTGCGCGGCTGGGGTGCGCTCTGA
- a CDS encoding RNase A-like domain-containing protein, with amino-acid sequence MKPAPPGNIVGFDVQPQHVYYASYMLRNAQYDFAGQATKLVEGLDGHEHAVGCGTGPEAFAKAYADTAVLFLEVWNRTTEGVGGAAVGLTVTANNYLRADHTLHPLTPVLATKNPPDVLKSARASGPVAELGWGNAQGEDGWGNAIIDEVSGAVAAVGAEILRPILSHALRHGKVADITPGGDDSALPEIAKAWRQAAKEAKTSAEAFDDAIAYITNPATGHDEWQSAMKQFCSAMWGTSDWGKEHHGYKWAHKEGKQPALDVLQDTARDVATACDGVSAEVTKIRSTIVDVYKDAATKTFAVKSFKDLLELIGELPALAAEFITNIDTGRLNSAVDSYNREIHGLGDGLTKLKPALEEAKRSVPTYSAEEARAEAFGARSLNDFKGQPLYTVAGEEKDNHFYTVDLANQEGVHGSHVIDKHVGQSDAQLVNRLRDQPGITAASTFTDLATAQKATQSAMDEIGPSNTPANAGKPNTGVNNPEKIEKWLSRPRSDSSKLELDPVEFDYVTGRTIPSGSTTAHETHSVKVILKYKNGIDPPYVVLTSMPK; translated from the coding sequence ATGAAGCCCGCACCGCCTGGCAACATCGTCGGCTTCGACGTCCAGCCACAGCACGTGTATTACGCCTCGTACATGCTGCGCAACGCACAGTACGACTTCGCCGGCCAGGCCACGAAGCTGGTCGAGGGGCTCGACGGGCACGAGCACGCGGTCGGCTGCGGCACCGGCCCCGAGGCTTTCGCCAAGGCGTACGCCGACACCGCAGTCCTCTTTCTCGAGGTGTGGAACAGGACGACGGAAGGCGTCGGCGGCGCCGCGGTCGGCCTCACGGTCACCGCGAACAACTACCTCCGGGCGGACCACACCCTCCACCCCCTGACCCCGGTGCTGGCGACGAAGAACCCGCCGGACGTCCTGAAGAGTGCCCGTGCGTCCGGGCCCGTCGCCGAACTCGGCTGGGGCAACGCCCAGGGTGAGGACGGCTGGGGCAACGCGATCATCGACGAGGTCTCGGGTGCGGTAGCCGCGGTCGGGGCCGAGATCCTCCGCCCGATCCTCAGCCACGCCCTGCGTCACGGCAAGGTCGCCGACATCACGCCCGGCGGCGACGACAGCGCCCTGCCGGAGATCGCCAAGGCCTGGCGGCAGGCCGCCAAGGAGGCCAAGACCTCCGCGGAGGCCTTCGACGACGCCATCGCCTACATCACCAACCCGGCGACGGGGCACGACGAGTGGCAGAGCGCGATGAAGCAGTTCTGCTCGGCGATGTGGGGGACGTCGGACTGGGGCAAGGAGCATCACGGCTACAAGTGGGCCCACAAGGAGGGCAAGCAGCCTGCTCTCGACGTTCTCCAGGACACCGCGCGGGATGTGGCGACGGCGTGCGACGGGGTCAGCGCGGAAGTGACGAAGATCCGCTCCACCATCGTCGACGTCTACAAGGACGCGGCGACCAAGACCTTCGCGGTGAAGAGTTTCAAGGATCTCCTCGAACTGATCGGCGAGCTCCCCGCGCTGGCGGCGGAGTTCATCACCAACATCGACACGGGCCGCCTGAACAGCGCGGTGGACTCCTACAACCGCGAGATACACGGCCTCGGCGACGGGCTGACGAAACTGAAGCCCGCGCTGGAGGAGGCGAAGCGCAGCGTCCCAACCTACTCTGCGGAAGAGGCACGGGCCGAGGCATTCGGAGCCCGCTCGCTCAATGACTTCAAGGGACAGCCGCTCTACACGGTCGCAGGGGAGGAAAAGGACAATCATTTCTACACGGTTGACCTGGCGAACCAGGAGGGCGTGCATGGAAGCCATGTGATCGACAAGCACGTCGGGCAGTCCGACGCGCAGCTCGTGAACCGGCTGCGGGACCAGCCAGGAATCACCGCCGCTTCTACGTTCACGGACCTTGCCACAGCACAAAAGGCGACGCAGAGCGCCATGGATGAGATCGGCCCGTCCAACACTCCTGCGAACGCTGGCAAACCTAATACCGGGGTCAATAATCCAGAGAAGATCGAGAAGTGGCTGTCGCGGCCACGGTCCGACAGTTCGAAGCTTGAACTGGACCCCGTGGAGTTCGACTACGTCACGGGAAGAACCATCCCGAGCGGTTCGACCACTGCTCATGAAACCCACAGCGTCAAGGTGATTCTCAAATACAAGAACGGTATCGATCCGCCTTACGTTGTCCTTACTTCCATGCCGAAGTGA
- a CDS encoding contact-dependent growth inhibition system immunity protein yields MPLSPLEHDRRYGELDQVVRAYAGQQADDTPDRPSQALTAYLRQTWHDRPWALAVAERQLREYADHPPGRLRLRLGEFYPVPDVGLPDSEIQRWLYCLADHIRHSVEQGEAPPPSTPATHWEWHARFPELGQFLGGWFSQDMPDEFAGHDAAVDDYRATTDAQLVARLVGELHELLALDLDEPDCALALAELGMEVDPPAPYALSGWLELVAHRLAGPRAVYAPETTEGRE; encoded by the coding sequence GTGCCCCTGAGCCCCCTCGAACACGACCGCCGCTACGGCGAACTCGACCAGGTCGTCCGCGCCTACGCGGGACAGCAGGCCGACGACACCCCGGACCGGCCGAGCCAGGCGCTGACCGCCTACCTGCGCCAGACCTGGCACGACAGGCCATGGGCCCTCGCCGTCGCCGAGCGCCAGTTGCGGGAGTACGCGGACCATCCGCCGGGACGGCTGAGACTGCGCCTGGGCGAGTTCTATCCCGTGCCCGACGTCGGCCTGCCGGACAGCGAGATCCAGCGGTGGCTGTACTGCCTGGCCGACCACATCAGGCACAGCGTCGAGCAGGGCGAGGCACCACCTCCGTCCACCCCGGCGACGCACTGGGAGTGGCACGCCCGTTTCCCCGAACTCGGGCAGTTCCTCGGCGGCTGGTTCTCCCAGGACATGCCCGACGAGTTCGCCGGTCACGACGCCGCCGTCGACGACTACCGGGCCACGACCGACGCCCAGCTGGTGGCTCGGCTGGTCGGCGAGCTCCATGAACTGCTCGCGCTCGACCTGGACGAGCCCGACTGCGCACTGGCTCTGGCCGAGCTGGGCATGGAGGTCGACCCGCCGGCGCCGTACGCGCTGAGCGGCTGGCTGGAGCTGGTCGCCCACCGGCTGGCCGGGCCGCGGGCCGTGTACGCGCCGGAGACGACGGAGGGCCGGGAGTGA
- a CDS encoding RNase A-like domain-containing protein, which yields MRTRTSTYPDRETAQWATQQVVTANEQLIHRWLAQSTRARLTVEASWPSREEPVGRVLLQAMMLAGRGPVDVRAARVILRRDAGRPHGFAVQTTFPVYL from the coding sequence GTGCGTACCAGGACGTCGACCTACCCCGACCGGGAGACGGCTCAGTGGGCCACCCAGCAGGTGGTCACCGCCAACGAGCAGCTCATCCACCGGTGGCTCGCCCAGTCCACCCGCGCACGTCTGACCGTCGAGGCGTCGTGGCCGTCGCGGGAGGAGCCGGTGGGGCGGGTGCTGCTGCAGGCGATGATGCTGGCGGGGCGTGGCCCCGTCGACGTGCGGGCCGCCCGGGTGATCCTCAGGCGGGACGCCGGCCGACCCCACGGCTTCGCCGTCCAGACCACCTTCCCCGTCTACCTGTAG
- the groES gene encoding co-chaperone GroES, with protein MTTTSSKVAIKPLEDRIVVQPLDAEQTTASGLVIPDTAKEKPQEGAVLAVGPGRFENGERLPLDVKVGDVVLYSKYGGTEVKYNGEEFLVLSARDVLAIIEK; from the coding sequence GTGACGACCACCAGCTCCAAGGTTGCCATCAAGCCGCTCGAGGACCGCATTGTGGTCCAGCCGCTCGACGCCGAGCAGACCACCGCCTCTGGCCTGGTCATCCCGGACACCGCGAAGGAGAAGCCCCAGGAGGGCGCCGTCCTCGCGGTGGGCCCGGGTCGCTTCGAGAACGGCGAGCGCCTGCCGCTCGACGTCAAGGTCGGCGACGTCGTCCTGTACAGCAAGTACGGCGGCACCGAGGTGAAGTACAACGGCGAGGAGTTCCTCGTCCTCTCGGCTCGCGACGTGCTCGCGATCATCGAGAAGTAA
- a CDS encoding YciI family protein, with the protein MPRYLSLVKIDEATAPAEGPSPELMQRMGELIEEVTKAGVMLETAGLTPSAQGVRAHWEGGRITLTDGPFTEAKEVVGGYAIMQCKDMAEAVEWTKRFLKVHEEHWTVTCEVREIAEG; encoded by the coding sequence ATGCCCCGCTACCTGTCACTCGTGAAGATCGACGAGGCCACCGCCCCCGCCGAGGGCCCGAGCCCGGAGCTGATGCAGCGGATGGGCGAGCTGATCGAGGAGGTCACCAAGGCCGGCGTGATGCTGGAGACCGCCGGACTGACCCCGTCCGCGCAGGGCGTCCGCGCGCACTGGGAGGGCGGGAGGATCACCCTCACCGACGGGCCCTTCACCGAGGCCAAGGAGGTCGTCGGCGGCTACGCGATCATGCAGTGCAAGGACATGGCCGAGGCCGTCGAATGGACGAAGCGGTTCCTGAAGGTGCACGAGGAGCACTGGACGGTGACCTGCGAGGTGCGGGAAATCGCGGAAGGCTGA
- a CDS encoding polysaccharide deacetylase family protein — translation MRARRKGAGPAAVLLVALVLTTLSGCAQSVDPIERLGRKAAARVHPAGPAAGQPAYRRWGLTAPLAPAPAHPARSLAGSPGTALPPVVDHVPTADRVVFLTYGDGAERDPRFADMVRELRLPVSMFLTDSVIGPGYGRLARLQSVGASVQNHTLDHPALRGLPYAGQRAEICGQQDKLRARFGLRPRLLRPPYGAYDATTRRAAADCGIAAVVLWRASMGPTALTYAHGPHRLHPGDVIAVAPDETTAPDLRDRTTRLLRRIQNEHLTVARLEDYL, via the coding sequence GTGAGGGCGCGACGCAAGGGCGCGGGACCGGCGGCCGTCCTGCTCGTCGCGCTCGTCCTGACGACCCTGAGCGGCTGCGCACAGTCCGTCGACCCGATCGAACGGCTGGGCAGGAAAGCCGCGGCCCGGGTCCACCCGGCCGGCCCGGCCGCCGGGCAGCCCGCCTACCGCCGCTGGGGTCTGACGGCACCCCTGGCCCCCGCCCCGGCCCACCCGGCCCGCTCCCTGGCGGGCAGCCCCGGAACCGCCCTCCCTCCGGTCGTGGACCATGTCCCGACCGCCGACAGGGTCGTCTTCCTCACCTACGGCGACGGCGCCGAACGCGACCCCCGCTTCGCCGACATGGTCCGCGAACTGCGCCTGCCGGTCAGTATGTTCCTCACCGACAGCGTGATCGGCCCCGGCTACGGCCGGCTGGCCAGGCTGCAGTCGGTCGGGGCCAGTGTCCAGAACCACACCCTGGACCACCCGGCCCTGCGCGGCCTGCCCTACGCCGGCCAGCGCGCCGAGATCTGCGGCCAGCAGGACAAGCTGCGCGCCCGTTTCGGCCTGCGCCCCCGCCTGCTCCGCCCGCCCTACGGCGCCTACGACGCCACCACCCGGCGCGCCGCCGCCGACTGCGGCATCGCGGCCGTCGTCCTCTGGCGCGCGTCGATGGGCCCCACCGCCCTCACCTACGCCCACGGCCCCCACCGCCTCCACCCCGGCGACGTCATCGCCGTGGCCCCGGACGAGACGACCGCCCCGGACCTGCGGGACCGGACGACGCGACTCCTGCGCCGGATCCAGAACGAGCACCTGACGGTGGCCCGCCTGGAGGACTACCTCTGA
- a CDS encoding methyltransferase domain-containing protein — protein MNDLAPLRTPEGRALLDAVRGTAPADELAVATRLRREHPADLVSAALGQARLRQRAAVKFGARDAERMFFTPNGVEQSTRASVAGYRAERMKTLGVTSVADLCCGIGGDAIALARAGIRVLAVDRDAAAAEAARANAEALGLSELIEVRQADVTEVDTDGYDAVFVDPARRGGRGRIFDPEAYSPPLSWAVGAALAAPRAALKIAPGVPHEAIPAEAEAEWISDGGDVKEAVLWFGTAAPGTVRATLLPGPRTLLGAGLPDPDVRPVGRYLYEPDGAVIRAHLVADVARELDGGLVDETIAYVTADELRATPYATAYEITDQLPFGVKKLKALLRERGVGVLTVKKRGSAVEPEELRKKVLPRPQGSEAVTVFLTRVAGAPTMLIGKPATS, from the coding sequence GTGAACGACCTCGCCCCCCTGCGCACTCCCGAGGGCCGCGCCCTCCTCGACGCGGTGCGCGGCACCGCCCCCGCCGACGAACTCGCCGTCGCCACCCGGCTCCGCCGCGAACATCCCGCCGACCTGGTCTCCGCGGCCCTCGGCCAGGCCCGGCTGCGGCAGCGGGCGGCGGTGAAGTTCGGGGCGCGCGACGCGGAGCGGATGTTCTTCACGCCGAACGGGGTGGAGCAGTCGACGCGCGCGAGCGTCGCCGGCTACCGGGCCGAGCGGATGAAGACGCTCGGTGTGACCTCCGTCGCGGACCTGTGCTGCGGGATCGGCGGCGACGCGATCGCCCTCGCCCGCGCCGGCATCCGGGTGCTGGCGGTGGACCGGGATGCGGCGGCGGCCGAGGCGGCGCGGGCGAACGCCGAGGCGCTCGGGCTGAGCGAGCTGATCGAGGTGCGGCAGGCGGACGTCACCGAGGTGGACACCGACGGCTACGACGCCGTCTTCGTGGATCCGGCGCGCCGGGGCGGCCGGGGGCGCATCTTCGATCCCGAGGCGTACTCGCCTCCCCTGTCGTGGGCGGTCGGGGCCGCCCTCGCCGCGCCACGCGCCGCTCTCAAGATCGCGCCCGGGGTGCCGCACGAGGCGATCCCCGCCGAGGCCGAGGCCGAGTGGATCTCGGACGGCGGGGACGTGAAGGAGGCGGTGCTGTGGTTCGGGACCGCCGCACCGGGGACCGTCCGGGCGACTCTGCTGCCGGGGCCGCGCACCCTGCTCGGCGCCGGCCTGCCCGACCCGGACGTCCGGCCGGTCGGGCGGTACCTGTACGAGCCCGACGGCGCCGTCATCCGGGCCCATCTGGTCGCCGACGTGGCCCGGGAGCTCGACGGCGGGCTCGTCGACGAGACGATCGCCTATGTCACGGCCGACGAGCTGCGCGCCACGCCGTATGCCACCGCCTACGAGATCACCGATCAACTCCCCTTCGGTGTGAAGAAGTTGAAGGCGCTGTTGCGGGAGCGGGGGGTCGGCGTCCTGACCGTGAAGAAGCGGGGGTCGGCGGTGGAGCCGGAGGAGCTGCGGAAGAAGGTGCTCCCCAGGCCGCAGGGCTCCGAGGCGGTGACGGTGTTCCTCACACGAGTGGCGGGCGCCCCGACCATGCTGATCGGGAAGCCCGCCACCTCCTGA